CTTTTCCTAATTTTGCcttttttgtctttattttatgAGCAACTAGGAACTTGGTCCATCTCACTGAAATTCTCCAATGACATTGTCATTCACCCCATTTTGGGTCATTTAACTTCCAAGATCGCCGGTGCTTTGGAAATGGACACCTCCAAAGTTAACCCTTCTTAAACACTTGGATGCTTACCCATCATCATCTCTGCTAGCTGCCTCATTTAACTTTGTAGCTACCCTTTATAAATGCGGCATCATAACTTCTCTGCCTCTCCTCAATTATCTCCTATCCAATCCAATTCCTCATGGTCCCATCCCATCATATCTGTGATATGGATTAAAATTCATATCCAATATCCAATTCTTCTTCACTCTTAGTTCATTCActgacacttttttttttttaaatatctggTAACTTTAATTTACATATACTCTATTCATCTTATCCAAGCAATTAATTAACCCTTCACACAATTTTTACACTTGTGAGCTGTGACAAAGGCTGGTTGGTTGTGCTGTGGTCCCTGcacattattttttgttttgtaagtCACAGCACAAAGTTTTGCATACTCAATAGCCACAGGTATTTATGTGAATTCGCAGTATCTATCAGGTATTTTGGTCAATTGAAGAACTTTCCAGAAACAGAATCTTTACCCTTACTCCTCCAACCAAAACCCAACTGGCTCATCAACATTACCAAGATACCCTTCCTGCTTTCAGCAGCAGTCACAGCTATTTTAAGCGAGTATCCGCAACCTGAGCTTACACGCAAAGCAGGGAAGCTTCGCCTTCCACAGTTAATAATAACAGGTTTCGTGTGTCCATTGCCGCATTTATTGCGTGCCACttactttaattattaataaaagacaTTTTTTGTCACTTCCTGTTctccaaattaattttttttttctttttagtctTTATTTCTTGAAATTACATCCTAACCCTAACCATTTCACATCAGTAcggattaaattttttatgaggCCAGTGTGAAATATCATCTTACTTCCATTATTTCCTCACCATATCAAATTTTAATCATTAGTCCAACCTCCGCCTAACAAAAAgttcaaaacaacatttcaaCCAATCAAAAACATTATATTCAATTTTGGTCACTTTCTTTCTTAATAGATATCactactattttttaaaaactattttatattttataataaatataaataacaatGATAACACTTTTATTGCAcataaaattgtaaattaagAATTAGATgtatattttacattattaataattaaaataaaccaatagctgatattttaaaaatactgaTTAAGAAAAAAGAACGGAGTATGACATTATTCCTTTATGATaacctatttttttaaaactattgtggtaaatatcataattttaaaataatttgaatattaaatagaaaaaaaggaaaagagaaaagaCAATTTGCTTTGACTTAGAATGGGATAGTTTGTATATTAGTTCACATTTTATCCCTTTCGATAATGTCAGGTCACAATTACCCTATTTTACTTATTTACCAAAGTCATTGAAAAAAACCCTGAAACACCTTTCTCGTTGTGACAACGGGACTTAACTGAACAAGGACAAACCCGTCATTTCATCTCCTAAGGCTTAACTAACTGTAAGGTAGGTGAGAGTTATCCTGTATAAGCCGGCCGTTGAACAGAAAAAGTACACATGCTCCTGGAGCTTTCTGATTCGATAGCGTTCACGTACTTTGGACGGTTTCAAGTAAACGACGAAGAAAATCAACGGTTCGATGTCAAAGTTGGATATGTAATTGACCCCAGTCTTATCCCACTTGATCATTCCTTCTTCTTGCCTTTCATTGGTAATACCGTCCTTGAACAATTACCAAATTACCCTTTTCTACAGTGTAGTAATCACCGGCTCTTCAATTCTATACCCGCCAATAAATAAATCCACTTAACAGTAACGGCGATCCCGTGAATACACGGAACGGGAAAAATTCAATCCCTTTTACACCCAAAACGCGTCTTCGAATTTGGACGGCACGTTTTGTTTTCGTTGAACCACCTAATAACAACCACTTCCCAAagtttctttaatttaattattttttaataataaaatgaataattaaagtatattttttattcggTTTTCTGAACTAATAAAGAGATAATTAGTTTAGAGTATAAAACTATAAATTATCCCTTCCTTACCCTTTTTCGGTTTTCTAAGCATTCGCTTCCTCTCTTTCCTCATCCACTATTTCTCTCCGTTTTCTGGTACAGCCGGAAAACCTCCCCCGTTCGCCGGAAAACCGCTTTCGTTTTCCGCGTCCCTTTTTCAGCGTCTCCAGAGGAAGCTGATTTCGGTCTTCTCATTCTCACGTTGGCATTCTCTCGCAATTTGCTTTTGTAGCATCTCCGAGGCGTTGGATCTCTCTGTGACGCGGTTTTAGCCTTCTATTCGGCGTTCTTCGAGAATGTGGCGAGCCTGGTTGTTATTCGAGGCTCGCGCTTAATCTGCATCATTGAGGATCGTTGTTTAGGGTTTGGATTCAGATTTTTATCGTGCCTGCTTTTTCTGGCGATTTTTTGTACTAGTTAACGAAGACGGAGGCCTACAGGGAGCGACTTCGTAATGAAATGGTAGGCCAATCGTGTTTTGTTCAGAAATTTTTTTGTATTGCCTTTTTATTTGGTTTTTGATTCGCTAATGCTTGGAACTCTCCAGATAATGTATCTTCTTCTGCTCTTCCTTCAGATCTCGGACATTGTTACAATATTTTACAGTTTTGATGTGATTCCTGTTGTTTTGTTTGCttgaataatgatttttttcaaatcacgtcttttaatatttttctttttccctCGTTTATGTTTTTCGTGTTTGGGATTCAGAGTGTGATACACAACTGATGTTCTTGAGGGATGCTTAAGGTGCATTTTGTTAGAGTGTATGTTTTTTCTCCAGTAAGTAAACCATGGTTCTTCTCTGAAAATCATTAGTAGAATAGAAAAGAGGAACACGgttcttctctttttcttttttctcacCAGTTTCTGGAATAGTATTTTAGAAGATTAAGTTTAACCGATGATTAATAATTTTCTCGGCttataattttctttcctttttcgtGTTGAAATTTATGTGATTTGcgctactttttttttattgatttatccCAAGGTGGAAATAGTGATGTTGAGAGGAGTAAACTATTCAAATTTCAGCGCATGCATTTGTTGAATATTTCTATTAGATTGTTTTTGTTGACTCTTTTGCTTTGCGTGGTTCTAAATTGGGATAAGGTACTTTTGCTCAATTTTTTCCCTTAGCGGATACTTTTCAGAATGAGGTGATCTTACGTTTGACTCAGAATGACTCTGTTCGTATAATGTTCCCAACTTTGGTTGCCACATTACGAACGACCCATCTTCTAATTATTGACTCCTCAATGGTAATATACGATAGAAATTCGAATTTATTTTCGCCCTGGGATTGCTCTAGTTTGCTAGAATTCAAACTTTAGTCCATTCACTCCTTCGAAATACATTCTTTCAAGCTGGATTGACATCCTTTTTGTTCATTTGAAGAATTACCGGGCAATGCCTTGCATGACGCTTTGTCACCTTAGTTCAACGATCCAGTTTTGCTAACATAACATATTTCAATATGTTCATTGTTGATCACTATCCATCTATTTTCACATTgacttaattttgttttcacgTGTGCGTTTCACTCTAGCATTACATTTAAAATCCTGAATGTGAAATGTTTGAAATACAGGTGGAAAGAAGAGTGACTTTATCTAAGGAAGTTAGGAATGGGTTAGAATTTTTGAAGCGTAAAAGGCTTCAGCGTGCACAATCTGTCACTGCCACCCAGACAAATATTGCTAACATGATGAACAGAAGTGGAGGAGATGCTTTAAGAGCTTCATCATCATGTGGCATGAGATTGCATGGTAATGCTGATGTCTTTTCCAAACGCAAGGTGGATAAGTTTGATACAAATGACCTGGACTGGACTGATTCAATTCCAGAGTGTCCTGTGTATTCGCCAACAAAAGAGGAATTTGAGGATCCTTTGATTTATTTGCAAAAGATAGCTCCAGAAGCTTCTAAATATGGTAATAAGTTTTGGTCTGTTGAATATTATTTCTTCTAGTGTGTATTCACTTTAGTATTTTGGATTGATATTACATATTGGTGAACAGTATGTGGTTTTGAAAAACTCACGGAATGGCAGGGTTTTCCAGTGCTTGTCCTTCTTTAATCCGTTTTTGAGTTTGTAGAGAGGGTATTGAACATTAGTGCTGTAAAAGATAAAATCATTGAATGATGAGGATACAAAATGTAAGATTAACTGAAGGATGATCATTCTTTCTGTATcttaaactttaaaaagattATATACATAATGAAATCAAGAAGTCTGACTAATGGACATGGTGTGGAGATattaattaaatgatttttctcTCAATCTTGTGTCATCATATGTCTAGCCTAACACTCACTATTTGTATTCATTTCCTGAGGTATTCTATATTCGTATTTTTTTCTGAAACCTTTGGTTTAAATGTGAGGATTACTATTGGTTATTTTGGAATTTGGTAGTTAAATTCTATTCAGCATGATGAAATGAAAGTAGCCTCCTTGTATATTGGGGGAGGGGATAGATGAAACCATTTGAGCAATAGAACTGACCTAAATGTTTTCTATTTGAATCTTGTGATAAATTTCAGGTATATGCAAGATTATTTCTCCTTTGAGCGCTTCAGTACCTGCTGGGGTTGTCTTAATGAAGGAGAAAGCAGGATTCAAGTTTACAACTAGAGTGCAGCCTCTTCGCCTTGCTGAATGGGATTCTGAAGACAAAGTCACGTTTTTTATGAGTGGAAGGTCGGTTTCCCTActgattatattaatatttgcatTATGTGATTTTAATTGCATTATTGCCTTTttgattaataaatattaatttaaacagAAATTACACGTTTCGTGATTTTGAGAAAATGGCAAACAAGGTATTTGCTAGAAGATATTGCAGTTCTGGATGCCTTCCTGCCACATACTTGGAAAAAGAGTTTTGGAATGAAATTGGTTGTGGGAAGATGGAAACTGTTGAATATGCATGTGATGTTGATGGCAGTGCCTTTTCGTCTTCTCCCATTGACCAGCTTGGGAACAGCAAATGGAATTTGAAGGTCTTGATTTTATTGGTGTCTCACTATTTGTTTAGAtatcctttttctttctttatagaAGAGCAGAATATCTGTGACAAAGATACGTTTTGGCTTTTCCCTTGATATAGTAGTTAACTTATTAAACAATTCCTTCTCTATGATCTCAGAAACTTTCAAGGTTGCCCAAATCAAGTTTACGTCTCTTGGAAACATTAATTCCGGTATGATAGTTTCTTATGCTGGTCAAGTCATTTTTGTAATATACTTTTTACATGAATTAATATTAGATTTTCATTCCAGGGAGTAACGGAACCCATGCTTTACATTGGAATGCTGTTTAGTATGTTTGCTTGGCATGTGGAAGATCATTATTTGTACAGGTAAAAATGTTGCTTATTTTCATAATAAGTTCATGATAAAATTATCACAACTGAAGACTTTCTTCTTTAGTtgtttatttattgatattaatatattacattGTTATGACAGCATTAATTATCATCACTGTGGGGCATCCAAAACATGGTACGGTATTCCAGGTCATGCAGCTTTGGAATTTGAAAGGGTGGTGAGAGAACATGTGTACACTAATGATATTTTATCAAGTGATGGGGAAGATGGTGCCTTTGATGTTCTCCTGGGGAAAACAACTCTGTTTCCACCAAATATTTTGTTggagcatgaagtccctgtttACAAGGCTGTTCAAAAGCCTGGCGAGTTTATAATAACTTTCCCTAGGGCCTATCATGCTGGCTTCAGTCATGGTTAGATTTTCTCATTTCTATTTTGTAGTCCCAGGAATGATATCCCACCTATTCACTGCATGTgaagtaaataaattaaaaaaactaatccATGTAATATTCGTTACAATTGTAGGTTTCAACTGTGGAGAAGCAGTGAATTTTGCTATTGGTGATTGGTTTCCGTTAGGGGCTATTGCTAGCAGAAGATATGCACTTCTTAACAGGGTTCCTTTACTGCCTCATGAAGAACTTCTATGCAAAGAAGCAATGCTTCTCCGTACATGCTTGGAACTTGAAGATTCTGATTTTCCCTCTTCTGATTTCTTTTCTCACAATAGCATTAAGATTTCATTTGTTAACTTGATGCGATTTCATCATTGTGCGCGATGGTTTCTAACGAAATCAAGGGCTTGTATAAGCTTCTCTTCTCATTCCCATGGCACAATTCTCTGTAGCCTTTGCAAACGTGACTGTTACATAGCTTATGTTGACTGCAACTGTCATGCGCATCCTGTATGCCTACGTCACGGTAAGCTTTGCTCATTGTCATTTACTAATGTGTTATGTATGTTTGGTTGTTACGTGTTATTTTATTCTATGCTTTGCTTAATATTATTTACCATGTATGATAATCTCATGGATTTAGAGTTGTTTCTTCAATATCCTATGACATtataataggaaaaaaaatatcttgTTTCTGGactaaaagaataaattatgGACACAATGAGTTATTTACTTGATTATTACATGCATTTTTTGTGATTCAATATTCTCATTTTTTATGTCTTTAAATTTTGAGAATTCAGATGTTGATTCTCTTGACTTAACCTGTGGGAGCAAACACACACTTTATATGAGGGAGGATATTATGGATATGGAAGCTGCAGCCAAGATGTTTGAGCAGGAAGATGGGATATCATATGAGATAAGGAAGCAAACCAAAAGTGGCCAAAACATGTATGCGTATCCTTTATCAAATATGTTTCAGAGAGCCGAGGCAAATGGATACATTCCTTATTGTGAGCTAAAACTTGATTCTGTTGTTGAATTTTATACAACTCCAGAGCACTCAACAAATAATCAAGAATACAGTACACAGAATCAATCTCTCTTTGTACCTTGCTCTGAAAATCAAATACCCATGGTGTCTGACGTTTCATTTTCATCAGCCACGTCCACTCTTTCTGAATCTCTTGAGAGCTTCTCTAATCCCAAAAATGTAAGTAATCTGAATATGGTTTTTGAATATTGACGTTGCATATTATTTCATTAAGGTTATTAAACAGCTATTATCGATTCTGGAGCTA
The sequence above is a segment of the Phaseolus vulgaris cultivar G19833 chromosome 2, P. vulgaris v2.0, whole genome shotgun sequence genome. Coding sequences within it:
- the LOC137811232 gene encoding lysine-specific demethylase JMJ13 isoform X1; translated protein: MVERRVTLSKEVRNGLEFLKRKRLQRAQSVTATQTNIANMMNRSGGDALRASSSCGMRLHGNADVFSKRKVDKFDTNDLDWTDSIPECPVYSPTKEEFEDPLIYLQKIAPEASKYGICKIISPLSASVPAGVVLMKEKAGFKFTTRVQPLRLAEWDSEDKVTFFMSGRNYTFRDFEKMANKVFARRYCSSGCLPATYLEKEFWNEIGCGKMETVEYACDVDGSAFSSSPIDQLGNSKWNLKKLSRLPKSSLRLLETLIPGVTEPMLYIGMLFSMFAWHVEDHYLYSINYHHCGASKTWYGIPGHAALEFERVVREHVYTNDILSSDGEDGAFDVLLGKTTLFPPNILLEHEVPVYKAVQKPGEFIITFPRAYHAGFSHGFNCGEAVNFAIGDWFPLGAIASRRYALLNRVPLLPHEELLCKEAMLLRTCLELEDSDFPSSDFFSHNSIKISFVNLMRFHHCARWFLTKSRACISFSSHSHGTILCSLCKRDCYIAYVDCNCHAHPVCLRHDVDSLDLTCGSKHTLYMREDIMDMEAAAKMFEQEDGISYEIRKQTKSGQNMYAYPLSNMFQRAEANGYIPYCELKLDSVVEFYTTPEHSTNNQEYSTQNQSLFVPCSENQIPMVSDVSFSSATSTLSESLESFSNPKNAEGQTNINLEGIADFEEFGERISNSACESSLSPAVCHESSGKPQGVLQRFDTKPIADESDSDSEIFRVKRPSSLKAERRHMNDVMSSKQTEQQGLKRLKKVLPEGKSDQPMDFSRTHESSYKHTHPVVNHKGRVEVSSRDRFARGNGIPISIRYKKLGNEEISMQRDHHQHRKDRLLQRQTFRAPPSIEMEPKRLKVRGPSFLGLESRLN
- the LOC137811232 gene encoding lysine-specific demethylase JMJ13 isoform X2 — its product is MVERRVTLSKEVRNGLEFLKRKRLQRAQSVTATQTNIANMMNRSGGDALRASSSCGMRLHGNADVFSKRKVDKFDTNDLDWTDSIPECPVYSPTKEEFEDPLIYLQKIAPEASKYGICKIISPLSASVPAGVVLMKEKAGFKFTTRVQPLRLAEWDSEDKVTFFMSGRNYTFRDFEKMANKVFARRYCSSGCLPATYLEKEFWNEIGCGKMETVEYACDVDGSAFSSSPIDQLGNSKWNLKKLSRLPKSSLRLLETLIPGVTEPMLYIGMLFSMFAWHVEDHYLYSINYHHCGASKTWYGIPGHAALEFERVVREHVYTNDILSSDGEDGAFDVLLGKTTLFPPNILLEHEVPVYKAVQKPGEFIITFPRAYHAGFSHGFNCGEAVNFAIGDWFPLGAIASRRYALLNRVPLLPHEELLCKEAMLLRTCLELEDSDFPSSDFFSHNSIKISFVNLMRFHHCARWFLTKSRACISFSSHSHGTILCSLCKRDCYIAYVDCNCHAHPVCLRHDVDSLDLTCGSKHTLYMREDIMDMEAAAKMFEQEDGISYEIRKQTKSGQNMYAYPLSNMFQRAEANGYIPYCELKLDSVVEFYTTPEHSTNNQEYSTQNQSLFVPCSENQIPMVSDVSFSSATSTLSESLESFSNPKNAEGQTNINLEGIADFEEFGERISNSACESSLSPAVCHESSGKPQGVLQRFDTKPIADESDSDSEIFRVKRPSSLKAERRHMNDVMSSKQTEQQILLYEWTMMTL